The Phoenix dactylifera cultivar Barhee BC4 chromosome 17, palm_55x_up_171113_PBpolish2nd_filt_p, whole genome shotgun sequence genome contains a region encoding:
- the LOC103706362 gene encoding ATP synthase subunit delta', mitochondrial-like, whose protein sequence is MYRQASRFLIRSLGGSRRRTAAAPRAFSTDVLAAPAEDAAFVEAWKKVAPNMEPPKTPLAFMKPRPPTPSSIPSKLTLNFVLPYQSEISNKEVDMVIIPATTGQMGVLPGHVATIAELKPGLLTVHEGSEVTKYFVSSGFAFIHANSFADIVAVEAVPVDHIDPSLVQKGLADFTQKLSSASTDLEKAEAQIGVDIHSALNAALSG, encoded by the exons ATGTATCGCCAAGCGTCGCGCTTTCTTATCCGATCCCTCGGGGGCAGCCGCCGCCGCACCGCCGCCGCGCCCCGGGCCTTCTCGACCGACGTCCTGGCGGCGCCGGCAGAGGACGCGGCGTTCGTGGAGGCCTGGAAGAAGGTGGCCCCCAACATGGAGCCCCCGAAGACCCCCCTCGCCTTCATGAAGCCCCGCCCTCCCACTCCCTCCTCCATcccctccaagctgaccctcaaCTTCGTCCTCCCCTACCAGTCCGAGATCTCCAACAAGGAG GTCGATATGGTCATAATACCAGCAACAACTGGGCAAATGGGTGTTTTGCCAGGGCATGTTGCAACCATAGCAGAGCTCAAACCTGGGTTGCTTACTGTGCATGAAGGGAGCGAAGTGACCAAATATTTTGTCAGCAGTGGGTTTGCATTCATCCATGCAAACTCCTTTGCAGATATAGTGGCTGTTGAGGCTGTTCCTGTGGACCACATTGATCCTAGCTTGGTTCAGAAGGGGCTTGCTGACTTTACCCAGAAGCTTAGCTCAGCCTCAACGGACTTGGAAAAAGCTGAAGCACAGATCGGGGTAGACATTCACAGTGCTCTCAATGCTGCACTCTCTGGATGA